Proteins found in one Geomonas subterranea genomic segment:
- a CDS encoding tetratricopeptide repeat protein yields MSNKSFWSRLPLHLFLIAAVGLIAYSNSFHVPFTFDDEGSIVSNNVIKNLNRFLHDDGYTYNPRRFLGYLTVALNYRLGGTDVTGYHAVNLAIHIGTGFLTYLLARLTLSTPALRRGDDATGASSWFIPLFAALLFVAHPVQTQAVTYIIQRLASLATLFFVGSIACYAKARKLQEESARPFAPKPLFFYLLALAAAGCAMKTKEIAFTLPFVVVLYEFMFFRMTAAKKLLFLLPVGLTVLIVPLSLLGTNKPIGQIISDVTAVTRVDSELSRLDYLFTQFPVIATYLRLLILPVRQNVDYDFPVYHSLANAPVILSLLLLLALFGAALFLWHRSRDPQAAPELMLVSFGILWFFITISVESSVIPIADVIFEHRVYLPSVGAFIALAALFSLLFKGAVSRAAVSIACVVVLALTVTTFARNSVWGSELSLWGDATQKSPRKARPHYNLALALEKSGRLEQSLQEALIATRLSPKEANPYNLIGSIFGKKGDYDQAIAALSLAVKLDPTLAEAQVNLGDAYRLKRMLPQAMEQYQAAMKQRPTDASIYHKIGVTFALQQNLPKAAVFFQCAASLDPSTPQYRLDLMRAQAGSQTK; encoded by the coding sequence ATGTCGAACAAATCCTTCTGGTCCCGCCTCCCCCTGCACCTGTTTCTTATCGCGGCCGTCGGGCTGATCGCCTATTCCAATTCGTTCCACGTCCCCTTCACCTTCGATGACGAGGGGTCGATCGTGAGCAACAACGTCATCAAGAATCTGAACCGCTTCCTGCATGACGACGGCTACACCTACAACCCGCGCCGTTTCCTCGGCTACCTCACCGTCGCCCTCAACTACCGGCTTGGCGGTACCGACGTCACCGGTTACCACGCAGTGAACCTGGCGATCCACATCGGCACCGGTTTTCTCACCTACCTCCTGGCGCGGCTCACCCTGTCCACTCCCGCCCTTCGTCGCGGCGACGACGCGACCGGCGCGTCCTCCTGGTTTATCCCGCTGTTCGCCGCGCTTCTCTTCGTGGCGCATCCGGTACAGACCCAGGCGGTCACCTACATCATCCAGCGGCTGGCTTCGCTCGCCACCCTCTTCTTCGTCGGTTCGATCGCCTGTTACGCAAAGGCCCGGAAACTCCAGGAAGAAAGTGCCAGGCCTTTCGCGCCCAAGCCGCTCTTCTTCTACCTCCTGGCGCTGGCGGCCGCGGGATGCGCGATGAAGACCAAGGAGATCGCCTTCACCCTCCCTTTCGTGGTGGTGCTCTACGAATTCATGTTCTTCCGGATGACCGCCGCGAAGAAGCTTCTTTTCCTACTTCCGGTGGGCCTCACGGTACTGATCGTTCCGCTTAGCCTTTTGGGCACCAACAAGCCCATCGGCCAGATCATCTCAGACGTGACGGCGGTAACCCGTGTCGACAGTGAACTCTCGCGTCTGGACTACCTTTTCACGCAGTTCCCGGTCATCGCCACGTACCTGCGTCTTCTCATCCTGCCGGTGCGGCAGAACGTGGATTACGACTTCCCGGTGTACCACTCGCTTGCCAACGCGCCGGTCATCCTCTCGCTTCTCTTGCTGCTTGCGCTGTTTGGAGCCGCCCTGTTCCTCTGGCACCGCTCCCGCGATCCGCAGGCCGCGCCGGAGCTGATGCTGGTGTCCTTCGGCATACTCTGGTTTTTCATAACCATTTCGGTCGAGTCCAGCGTGATCCCCATTGCCGACGTCATCTTCGAGCACCGGGTTTACCTGCCGTCCGTGGGGGCCTTCATCGCACTCGCCGCCCTGTTTTCCCTCCTCTTCAAGGGCGCCGTGTCACGCGCCGCGGTTTCCATCGCCTGCGTCGTGGTCCTCGCGCTGACGGTCACGACGTTCGCGCGCAACAGCGTGTGGGGAAGCGAATTGAGCCTGTGGGGGGATGCGACGCAGAAATCACCCAGGAAGGCGCGGCCGCATTACAACCTGGCGCTGGCCCTGGAGAAATCGGGGCGCTTGGAGCAATCGCTGCAGGAAGCGCTCATCGCCACCCGCCTCTCTCCGAAGGAGGCGAACCCGTATAACCTGATCGGCAGCATATTCGGAAAAAAAGGGGACTACGATCAGGCGATTGCCGCCCTCTCCCTGGCGGTAAAGCTGGATCCCACCCTGGCGGAGGCGCAGGTTAACCTGGGCGACGCCTACCGGCTGAAGAGAATGCTGCCCCAGGCGATGGAGCAGTACCAGGCTGCGATGAAACAAAGACCTACCGACGCCAGCATCTACCACAAGATCGGCGTCACGTTCGCCCTGCAGCAGAATCTCCCAAAGGCCGCCGTCTTCTTCCAATGCGCGGCAAGCCTCGATCCGTCGACGCCGCAGTACCGTCTGGACCTGATGCGGGCTCAGGCCGGCAGCCAAACTAAATAG
- a CDS encoding DUF3108 domain-containing protein → MTKLAHRLLPAVFFFAFSAGANAYAAETLNYQLTWTGVKIGTSTLSTAATGSGVEITSKVRSAAWSAPFYKVDDLETSKLDREGKGFALHSYKMKLREGRNDWHRAASVNRKSKRFEFVNLKTFEKSSAKLVEPAWDPVSCLFHLRQLPLAVGREVEVNVLDKGKLNRIKVSVLRRETVQTPAGSFRTIVISPNMDIESEGLFYARGPLTIWLTDDAKKVPVMIEKRINDLFRDGVPAYLQQFTPASVKSNIPRMETIRAVLVGGSY, encoded by the coding sequence ATGACTAAGCTCGCTCACAGACTGTTACCCGCCGTTTTCTTCTTTGCCTTCAGCGCCGGCGCCAATGCGTACGCAGCCGAAACACTGAATTACCAGCTGACCTGGACCGGGGTGAAGATCGGCACCTCCACTCTTTCCACGGCTGCGACAGGCAGCGGCGTTGAAATCACCTCCAAGGTCAGATCCGCGGCGTGGTCCGCCCCCTTCTACAAGGTGGACGACCTGGAGACGAGCAAACTGGACCGGGAAGGTAAGGGATTCGCGCTGCACAGCTACAAGATGAAGCTTCGCGAGGGGAGAAACGACTGGCACCGCGCCGCCAGCGTGAACCGCAAGAGCAAGCGGTTCGAGTTCGTCAACCTGAAGACCTTCGAGAAATCGTCGGCGAAACTGGTGGAGCCTGCCTGGGATCCGGTGTCCTGTCTTTTCCACCTGCGCCAGCTGCCGCTCGCCGTCGGCAGGGAGGTGGAGGTGAACGTCCTCGACAAGGGGAAGCTGAACCGGATCAAGGTCAGCGTGCTGAGACGGGAGACGGTCCAGACGCCTGCCGGCAGTTTCAGGACCATCGTGATCTCACCCAACATGGACATCGAGAGCGAGGGGCTCTTCTACGCGCGCGGCCCCCTCACCATCTGGCTCACCGATGACGCGAAGAAGGTGCCGGTCATGATCGAAAAGAGGATCAACGACCTCTTCCGGGACGGCGTACCGGCCTACCTGCAGCAGTTCACCCCCGCTAGCGTGAAAAGCAACATACCCAGGATGGAGACCATCCGCGCCGTCCTGGTGGGCGGCAGCTACTGA
- a CDS encoding protease pro-enzyme activation domain-containing protein translates to MRKKQCLAAAAAVTLLLTAVPAFARSPRAIDDNDRVPLRGNVHPNARAEFDAGPAEPTLPMERMILTLKLAPEKHQQLNQLLAEQHDPASPNYQHWLTPEEFADRFAPDPEDIAAIKGWLTSQGFTIDEVSRGRTSINFTGDVAKVEKAFRTKIRKYQVDGKIRHANAQDPEIPRGLADVVAGVATLHDFGHKPMNTGARLLADVQPEYTYSSSIHWMSPIDFAAIYNLNPLYSAGYDGTGQSIAIVGRTHPTGNNWNDFRSIMGLPAKAVTVIVNGTDPGSVSTGEDNEADLDVEWAGAVAKNATIQFVISKTTVTTDGVDLSAKYIVDNNLAPVMSTSFGLCEASMGTAQNNFYNNLWQQAAAQGITSVVAAGDSGAAGCDSASATTGTGLGINGLASTPYNVAVGGTTLNDQGGGYWRSTNGPYYDSAIGYIPESAWNESGLVSGGYQLWATGSGLSSVYAKPSWQVAPGVPASSMRGIPDVSLTASAHVPYLVRSKNALYMMSGTSASSPAFAGIMALIVQKTGVRQGNANIKLYQMGNAQYTSTGPVVFHDSTAGSSSVPGVTGYSCTSGYDLVTGLGSVNANALVTNWPTAAPLAISAGTLANGTQGVAYSATLSASGGSAPYTWSLATGSLAGGMTLSSGGVLSGTPTTTGVFGFTVQLSDTMGTTVTKAFSHAVSATACSNQPVQISGATPVLYPDFSSAYLAATTGADLQLQALDFTSDFVFDRDVIVSLSGGNDCAYADSSNKTGLLGKLRVSKGTVAIDKLAFK, encoded by the coding sequence ATGCGCAAAAAACAATGTCTTGCTGCGGCTGCGGCCGTAACCCTCCTGCTGACTGCCGTTCCTGCGTTCGCTCGCTCGCCACGCGCCATCGACGACAACGACAGGGTCCCCCTGCGGGGCAACGTCCACCCCAATGCCCGTGCCGAGTTCGATGCCGGCCCTGCCGAGCCGACGCTGCCGATGGAGCGCATGATCCTGACGCTGAAGCTCGCGCCGGAAAAACACCAGCAACTAAACCAGCTGCTTGCGGAACAGCACGACCCCGCTTCACCGAACTACCAGCACTGGCTGACCCCCGAGGAGTTCGCCGACCGCTTTGCGCCTGATCCGGAGGACATAGCCGCCATCAAGGGATGGCTCACCTCGCAGGGATTCACCATCGACGAGGTTTCGCGCGGTCGCACCTCGATCAACTTCACCGGTGACGTGGCCAAGGTGGAGAAGGCGTTCCGCACCAAGATCCGCAAATACCAGGTCGACGGCAAAATCCGCCACGCCAACGCGCAGGACCCGGAGATCCCGCGGGGGCTCGCCGACGTGGTGGCCGGCGTGGCCACGCTGCACGACTTCGGCCACAAGCCCATGAACACCGGGGCGCGCCTGCTCGCGGACGTGCAGCCCGAGTACACCTACAGTTCCAGCATCCACTGGATGTCCCCGATTGACTTCGCCGCCATCTACAACCTGAACCCGCTTTACAGTGCAGGCTATGACGGCACCGGGCAGAGCATCGCCATCGTCGGGCGTACCCATCCTACCGGCAACAACTGGAACGATTTCCGCAGCATCATGGGCCTCCCCGCGAAGGCGGTGACGGTGATCGTGAACGGCACCGATCCCGGCTCGGTCAGCACGGGTGAGGACAACGAAGCGGACCTCGACGTTGAATGGGCCGGCGCCGTCGCGAAAAACGCCACCATCCAGTTCGTCATTTCCAAGACGACTGTCACCACCGACGGTGTCGACCTCTCCGCCAAGTACATCGTCGACAACAACCTCGCGCCGGTCATGAGCACCAGCTTCGGCCTGTGCGAGGCGTCCATGGGGACGGCGCAGAACAACTTCTACAACAACCTCTGGCAGCAGGCCGCGGCCCAGGGGATCACCTCTGTTGTCGCCGCCGGTGACTCGGGGGCCGCAGGCTGCGACAGCGCCAGCGCCACCACAGGCACCGGGTTGGGGATCAACGGCCTCGCCTCCACACCGTACAACGTCGCGGTCGGCGGGACCACTTTGAACGACCAGGGCGGCGGCTACTGGAGGAGCACCAACGGCCCCTATTACGATTCCGCCATAGGCTACATCCCGGAGAGCGCCTGGAATGAAAGCGGCCTGGTTTCCGGCGGTTACCAGCTATGGGCCACGGGCAGCGGTCTTTCCAGCGTCTATGCCAAGCCCTCCTGGCAGGTTGCCCCGGGCGTACCGGCCAGCTCCATGCGCGGCATCCCCGACGTTTCGCTGACTGCGTCGGCGCACGTTCCTTACCTGGTACGGAGCAAGAACGCGCTCTACATGATGAGCGGAACCTCCGCGTCCTCCCCTGCCTTCGCCGGCATCATGGCGCTCATCGTTCAGAAGACCGGGGTCAGGCAGGGTAACGCCAACATCAAGCTGTACCAGATGGGCAACGCCCAGTACACCTCGACCGGCCCCGTTGTGTTCCACGACTCCACCGCCGGCAGCAGCTCCGTACCCGGCGTCACCGGTTATTCCTGCACCAGCGGCTACGACCTCGTCACCGGCCTTGGTTCCGTCAACGCCAACGCGCTCGTAACCAACTGGCCCACCGCCGCGCCGCTCGCCATCAGCGCGGGCACCCTTGCCAACGGCACCCAGGGCGTCGCCTACAGCGCGACACTCTCCGCGTCCGGCGGCAGCGCTCCTTACACCTGGTCTCTGGCGACCGGAAGCCTGGCTGGCGGCATGACCCTGTCGAGCGGCGGCGTGTTGAGCGGAACCCCGACCACCACCGGCGTGTTCGGCTTCACCGTACAGCTCAGTGATACCATGGGAACCACCGTCACCAAGGCCTTCTCCCACGCGGTCAGCGCCACGGCCTGCAGCAACCAGCCCGTGCAGATCTCCGGCGCCACCCCCGTTCTTTATCCCGACTTCAGCTCGGCCTACCTGGCCGCGACCACCGGGGCGGATCTGCAGCTACAGGCTCTTGATTTCACCAGCGACTTCGTTTTCGACAGGGATGTCATCGTTTCCTTGAGCGGCGGCAACGACTGCGCTTATGCCGACAGCTCGAACAAGACCGGCCTGCTCGGCAAGCTCCGCGTCAGCAAGGGGACGGTCGCTATAGACAAATTGGCCTTCAAGTAA
- a CDS encoding glycosyltransferase has translation MKISVVICTYNRSALLRDSVADLLAQDFASSEFEILVVDNNSSDDTRAVVESLAAASNVPVRYLFEARQGLSFARNAGILKAVGDVVVFTDDDIAAPANYLQEIDRVFADPAVAAAGGPIRPIWPGPVPEWLTADWHGFLTINEFAAAAETGFFKGPHEYPWGANIAFRREVFGRIGTFPTDLGRVGKCLLSNEEVGLCRKIEAAGSKIAYAAGAVIFHKIPAERLTRQWYYHRTYWQGRSNAVMNAGSETELSKGLQRYLDLLAVYRLGQSFSDFDRECIRREVTGYIQQLMLQQSGGPAAAPVSGIRQLRWLIGSLETIVASSARCALQQGPAEHQDLMNQIRQLQSERQALTGRLEELQSELARQQALVQEKEKEAQTKGDQVEALLNSLSWRVTQPLRFVYDLVGAGSLVVFLKLALNILRHPRTVIGAINRDTLKLALGYLKNGDVKGLAGGVSYFVGRTSPSTEFRPVILHGNIDPATPLTLPACAKPVVSIIIPVHNQWAFTHSCLASIIRHSGDVPYEVIVADDLSSDETCRIDDIVQNVRVVRHSSNLGFLRNCNEAARHAAGDYLLFLNNDTNVQPGWLSPLVEVMERDAAVGITGSKLVYPDGMLQEAGGIIWQDASGWNFGWRDDPEKSSYNFVKDVDYVSGASLMVRRELWEKTGGFDERYVPAYFEDTDLAFQTRSLGYRVVFQPKSVVVHFEGVSHGKDVGAGVKAYQETNKQKFLERWQEVLQRDHFTNGQHVFQARDRSRYRKTLLVIDHYVPMYDRDAGSYFMYSLLRALVALDYKVVFWPENLYAHQPYTDVLQQMGVEVILGYHDFGAYLSEFGSYFDGAILTRNHISIKFIDTVRKHIPRVIYHDPDLEFLREQRRFEQEGGSQAELKKIKEREFYLFRNCDIIGIHSPVERDIILAEMPGADVEVIPLPIQDTTPSSAPFSQRSGLLFVGGTHPPNVDALRYFIQEILPLLLVEIPDLTLTVAGAVSHHELKGLDLSHVTFTGFVDDLRPLFEKALVYIAPLRFGAGIKGKVLEAANFGVPVVTTSVGAEGIGLIDGKSVAIADNAQAFSAAVLALHRNQELWELIRDEGRNYVECNFSQRAFQAKVDDVLGKLLRTGKQKSA, from the coding sequence ATGAAGATATCCGTCGTCATCTGTACCTACAACCGCTCCGCCCTGCTCAGGGACTCCGTCGCCGACCTGCTGGCTCAGGATTTCGCGTCATCTGAGTTCGAGATCCTGGTGGTGGACAACAACTCCTCGGATGACACCCGTGCGGTGGTCGAATCGCTGGCAGCGGCATCCAACGTCCCGGTACGGTACCTTTTCGAGGCAAGACAGGGTCTTTCATTCGCCAGGAATGCCGGCATCCTCAAGGCCGTGGGCGACGTCGTCGTCTTCACCGATGATGACATAGCCGCCCCTGCCAATTACCTGCAGGAGATCGACAGGGTCTTCGCCGACCCCGCCGTCGCTGCGGCGGGGGGCCCGATCCGTCCCATCTGGCCGGGGCCGGTGCCTGAATGGCTCACCGCCGACTGGCATGGCTTTCTCACCATCAACGAGTTCGCGGCTGCCGCCGAAACCGGGTTCTTCAAAGGTCCGCACGAATATCCCTGGGGAGCCAATATCGCCTTCAGGAGGGAGGTCTTCGGGCGCATCGGCACCTTCCCCACCGACCTGGGGCGGGTAGGCAAATGCCTGCTCTCCAACGAGGAGGTCGGGCTATGCAGGAAGATCGAAGCGGCGGGTTCGAAAATCGCCTATGCTGCCGGCGCTGTCATCTTCCACAAGATCCCTGCGGAGCGGCTGACCAGACAGTGGTACTACCATAGGACCTACTGGCAGGGACGTTCCAACGCGGTCATGAACGCGGGGAGCGAGACGGAGCTGTCCAAGGGACTGCAGCGTTATCTCGACCTGCTCGCGGTGTACCGGCTAGGCCAATCGTTTTCCGACTTCGACCGCGAATGTATCAGGCGCGAAGTCACCGGGTACATCCAGCAACTCATGCTGCAGCAATCCGGAGGTCCGGCAGCAGCACCCGTTTCCGGCATCAGGCAGCTCCGCTGGCTCATCGGCTCGCTGGAGACCATTGTTGCCAGTTCCGCGCGCTGCGCTTTGCAGCAGGGCCCGGCGGAGCACCAAGACTTGATGAACCAGATCCGTCAACTGCAATCCGAACGTCAAGCTTTGACCGGACGGCTGGAGGAACTGCAATCCGAACTGGCCCGACAGCAGGCCCTGGTCCAGGAGAAGGAAAAGGAAGCGCAGACCAAGGGCGACCAAGTCGAAGCGCTCCTCAACTCCCTGAGCTGGCGGGTAACGCAACCTCTGCGGTTCGTGTACGATCTTGTCGGAGCCGGCTCTCTCGTCGTCTTTCTAAAGCTTGCCCTTAACATCTTGCGCCATCCAAGGACAGTTATCGGCGCCATCAACCGGGACACGCTCAAGCTTGCCTTGGGCTACCTGAAAAACGGCGACGTAAAAGGGCTCGCTGGCGGCGTCTCCTACTTCGTCGGCAGGACCTCCCCCTCCACCGAGTTTCGACCGGTAATACTGCACGGGAACATCGATCCGGCGACCCCGCTGACGCTCCCCGCGTGCGCAAAGCCCGTGGTTTCCATCATCATCCCGGTGCACAACCAGTGGGCCTTCACCCACTCGTGCCTCGCCTCCATCATCCGGCATTCCGGAGACGTACCCTACGAGGTGATCGTCGCCGACGATCTCTCCAGCGACGAGACCTGTCGTATTGACGACATCGTGCAGAACGTGCGTGTGGTGCGGCATTCAAGCAACCTCGGCTTCCTGCGCAACTGCAACGAGGCGGCCCGACATGCCGCGGGAGACTACCTGCTTTTTCTCAACAACGACACCAACGTCCAGCCGGGTTGGCTGTCGCCCCTGGTGGAAGTGATGGAAAGGGATGCCGCGGTCGGTATCACCGGCTCCAAGCTCGTATACCCGGACGGGATGCTCCAGGAAGCTGGCGGCATCATCTGGCAGGATGCCTCGGGCTGGAACTTCGGCTGGCGCGACGATCCGGAGAAGTCCTCCTACAACTTCGTGAAGGACGTGGATTATGTGTCGGGCGCGAGCCTCATGGTGCGCCGGGAGCTGTGGGAAAAGACCGGCGGCTTCGACGAGCGCTACGTCCCCGCCTACTTCGAGGACACCGACCTCGCCTTCCAGACACGCAGCCTGGGTTACCGCGTCGTATTTCAGCCTAAATCCGTGGTCGTGCACTTCGAAGGGGTCTCGCACGGCAAGGACGTGGGAGCGGGCGTAAAGGCGTACCAGGAGACCAACAAGCAGAAGTTCCTCGAACGCTGGCAGGAGGTGTTGCAGCGCGACCACTTCACCAACGGCCAGCACGTTTTCCAGGCCCGGGACCGGAGCAGGTACCGCAAGACCCTGCTGGTCATCGACCACTACGTCCCCATGTACGACCGGGACGCCGGCTCGTACTTCATGTACAGCCTGCTGAGGGCACTGGTCGCCCTCGACTACAAGGTTGTCTTTTGGCCGGAGAACCTCTACGCGCATCAGCCCTACACCGACGTGCTGCAGCAGATGGGGGTCGAAGTCATCCTCGGCTACCACGATTTCGGCGCCTACCTCTCTGAGTTCGGCAGCTACTTCGACGGCGCCATCCTGACGAGGAACCATATCTCCATCAAGTTCATCGACACGGTCCGCAAGCACATCCCCAGGGTCATCTACCACGACCCGGACCTGGAGTTCCTGCGGGAGCAGCGGCGCTTCGAGCAGGAGGGTGGTTCGCAGGCGGAGCTGAAGAAGATCAAGGAGCGGGAGTTCTATCTCTTCCGTAACTGCGACATCATCGGCATTCACAGTCCGGTGGAGCGTGACATCATCCTGGCTGAGATGCCCGGCGCGGACGTCGAGGTGATACCGCTGCCGATACAGGACACGACACCATCGTCAGCGCCTTTCTCGCAGAGGAGCGGCCTTCTCTTCGTTGGCGGAACACATCCGCCAAATGTCGATGCGCTGCGCTACTTCATCCAGGAGATACTTCCCCTCCTGCTGGTCGAGATCCCCGACCTCACGCTCACGGTTGCGGGTGCGGTATCGCACCATGAGCTCAAAGGCCTCGACCTCAGTCACGTCACCTTCACGGGTTTCGTCGACGATCTGCGACCGCTTTTCGAAAAGGCGCTCGTATATATCGCTCCACTACGCTTTGGAGCAGGCATAAAGGGTAAAGTGCTGGAGGCTGCCAACTTCGGGGTGCCTGTGGTGACAACTTCGGTCGGTGCTGAGGGGATAGGGTTGATCGACGGCAAGAGCGTTGCCATAGCGGACAACGCCCAGGCGTTCAGCGCAGCCGTCTTGGCCCTGCATCGGAACCAGGAACTGTGGGAGTTGATCCGAGACGAAGGCAGGAACTACGTCGAATGCAACTTCTCGCAGCGTGCCTTCCAAGCCAAAGTTGATGACGTGCTTGGCAAACTGCTGAGAACAGGCAAACAAAAAAGCGCCTAG